tggatgctcaccttgacactctcagtgatgagttgtgttaggtgaacacccgtgtcgaCCATATTGCTAGATggcaggctcgccttggtggctttgtagagtctccttctccttctctaGAGGCATCCGAGGACGATGATGACTCCGAcgacaatgatgatgatggggatggagatgctagctctttcGGCGAtaatgagatgtctacttgatactCTTACTCTTTATCACtcatgacaaaaaaggggaATAGTTTTtggatgagagtagtcatactcatagggggagggttagtataagagatttttgttagggggagtatttatatttttgagggatgtagtgaggacttttatatcttttttctttacttacttttttagatacatttttaATGTATCTTAGGTCTTGTGATCATCTtatgatagcaaaccttgtatttgttgatgatatatatacatttgaggtttttattacagttctttcacctatctctacatgtgttgtttcttttctctctttatatacaTGTTTCTTAATTATtgtatacaatttttatttctgtttcacacaaagatgccttgatgatttttgtttaagtgtttcagaaatataggttgtcaaagtcttccttgccatgaactttcttcttgccaagtttttcaagagtttgtattaggatagattttattgtacttaacaagtgagtatgagttgagtgatttatgacttttctcatatgttcatttgtttgttgcaattttgtcacagattgccaaagggggagattgttaggacatatgtgattaaatgttaggaacatatgtcaacattttatgtattggctaatcctttgacaaaacacactttacttgtaattgggtagatctaggatgtgtttaatatttcaagaaacaaggtttcaagttcaagtgttaaagccatgagagtctgtccaagaatcaagtgaagaagtgttgttcattaaaactcgaccgctagtatctattgaggtttaaaagagctgtttcagcccgaggctcgatagctgcttaacaaatagggtatctgtcgagatttatgaaaattagtttttcaggactatttttcatccaatccgtgattatgtgtttgagatttcttttctcataaccctaaacatatataaggattagtTTAAGGGCTGTTTAGGGTTGCgcaagtattgagcaaagtcttgttcatgaaaattgtgaccagagacaatatttgcccaagTTCATCTTGAAAAAGCTACCgtgtttgtacactgtagggttttgggactaagcaacttcatgatcttcattgtgtaatgaactgaagaactttgcagccaacatccttttcAAGTTAGTGATCAAGTCGCCTACTAGGATTCGCGCCtatattggttagtcacgtattgggagccgtgcattgaaaatgagagattgtcactacagaacaagtccaactgggcattggggtaagggttcaactgtaggttggtataaggtactaagatttttttacttgcaaccatttgttttgataatagtagattctcgggtgtggtgaccttaaaatcacccgatgaggtttttgccatgtaggtttttcctattcataaacaaatcaccgtgtcatttaatttccactgtagatttagttatttggtgatttttttatgcTGCCAcactcattgcatgtaattgaacctaaataattcacttggctaattaattggttaattcatcacaaggggtcgaTACATTTTTGGCTTATCGATTTTCACACTTAGTTTCGGAAGGGTAGTTCCATTCAACTCACAAAATCCAGATGGAGTCCAATGTTCCTCATGATCCTGCAGCATTGGCCCTGCAAATCCAGACACTCACAGCCAGTATGGAGGAGCTTACCAGACATAACTAGGAAATGAGGTTGCGACTGTAGCAAGAGAACAATCGTTCTGAGACCAACCGGGACGATGACGAGGACAGCTAAAGAAGGGACAATTGTCGACAACTAGCTATTCAAGAAGGTGCGAGCTCAGACCTTCTCTGAGAACTGAGAAAAGAGATGGATGAGCTGAGGAGCCCAATCAAGGAAAAAACTGATCAGAGCTTAGACCAAATGGTCAGGAAGACAGATTCACCCTTCACTACGGTCATCCTGGAATGCCTAGTACCCTTAAAGTTTCGTCTACCATAGCTTGAATCATTTGATGGATTGAAGGATCCCTTGGATCACCTCAACACCTTCAAGATGAATTTGGGCCTCCAACAGCCCCCTAATGAGATACTAAGTCATTCTTTCCCCACCACTCTCAAAGGAGCGGCAAGGGAGTGGTTCACTAAGCTCCCAACGTCGTCCATCAACAACTTCAAACAGCTAGGCAATTCGTTCCTCTGTCACTTCATCGACGGACAGCACTTGAAAAGGCCGGCAGACCATTTGCTTACCATCAGACAAGGAGAAAAAGAGACCCTAAGGTTGTATGTAATGCATTTCACTTTAGAAACCTTGGAGGTGGACAAAGCAAATGATAAAGTACAGCTATCAACCTTCAAAGTTAGGTTGAAGTCTAGGGAGTTCATGGTCTCTCTCGTGAAGAATTCTCCTAAAATGATGGCAGAAATGCTCTTGAAAATGCAGAAGTACATGAGTTCTAAGGACACCCTAGCAGCGATAGAAAGGCTAGAGAAGCCCAAGgaaaagaggaaagagaaggtGGAGGACCAAATATGATGAAAAAGGGAACGGACAGATCGTCAGAATACTGAAGGGAATAGACAGAGAGATGACAAAAACCCTTGGACAGTAAAGTTCACTCCTTTAATTATGCTCATTGACCAAATTTTGGCACAGATTAAGGACGAACACTACCTCAAATTGCCTAGGCCGTTACACTCATTGCCTAACATGCGTGACAAGAGAAAATACTGCCGtttccacaaggatcacggTCATTACATAGAGGACTACAAAGACTTGAAGGAGCAGATAGAATAGATCATATTAAAAGGGAAACTGCAGAAGTTCGTAAAGAAGggataatctagcagatccaaGGACGATAACAAGGGTCAACGCAAGGCTACTCAAAGGGATGAGGACCATATATCCCTTCATCCACAAAGTGCCATAGGGGAGATAAAGACAATTATAGGAGGACCATCCACAGGAGGATCATTCAACTCCCTCAGGAAATCATACCAGAGGTAGGTGAACAGCGTTCATAGGCTACCACCTCTGAAGCAAAGGCGGACAGACTAGGACATTTTCTCGGAAGAAGATGCAAGAGGAGTGAAACAGCCTCATGATGACCTGTCTCATGATTGAAGGATTCAATACCaggagggtgttggtagacaatgggAGCTCGGAAGATATCATTTATCTCTCTGCCTTCTAGTAGTTAAAAGTAGACCCGAGAAGACTTCGTCCATTTGAATCCCCCCTTGTCAGTTTCAGTGGAGACAAGGTATATCCACGGGGAATAGTGATGCTGACGGTCACGACTGGCTCATACCACCTCCAGGTAACCAATTGACACAACTTTTTAGCAGTGGACTCACCATTTTCCTACAATGTGATCATAAGAAAGCCTACCCTCAATCTTTGGAAAGCAGCCACCTCCATGTATTGCTTGAAGGTGAAGTTCCCAACTGAACAGGAGATTGGGGAAATAAGAGGAGACCAGGTTCTGGCACAAGAATGATACCAATCAGTCTTGGCGTCAAAAGAAAACCATACATGGATAATTGAAGAAAAGACGCCAAGAATTGCAAAAAAACTAGAGACGAATGAGTTGTCATAGGAGATCCCACAAAGACGACCTAGGTAGGGACAAATTTGAACCTCCAGACAAAGAAGGAAATCATCAGCTTTCTGAAGGATAACCTGGATGTATTCGCCTGAAGTCACGAAGATATGCTTGGCATACCAGCAGACATCATTCAACACCGCTTAAATGTGGATCTTGAGAAGAAACCCGTCTAGCAGAGAAAAAGAGTCTTCGCTCTTGAACGAAAAAAAGCAGTCATGGACGAGGTGAACAAGTTGCTCGCTTCTAACTTCAACAGGGAAGCCTATTATCCCTAATGGTTGGCCAACGTTGTCATGGTTAAAAAGGCAAACAGGAAATAGAGAATGTACGTCGATTTCATGGATTTGACAAGCGCCTGCCTGAAGGATAGCTTTCCTCTACCCAGGATTGATCAGCTTATGGACTCGACGGCCGGGCACAAGCTTCTTACCTTTATGGATGCCTTCTCTGGATacaaccaaatacaaataatagAGGAGTAAGAGAAGACCGCCTTTATCACCAGCCAGGAGCTCTATTGCTATAGGgcatgccttttggtttgaagaactcAGGAGCCACGTACCAAAGACTGGTAAACCAGATGTTCAGCAAGCAGATTGGGAGGAACATagaagtatatgtggacgatGTGCTCGTCAAAAGCAAGGAAGAGGAGGATCACCTAGACAATTTCAAGGAAACGTTCAACACACTCAAGCAATATAGTATGAAGCTAAACTCGGCCAAATGCACCATTGGGGTCTACTCTGGAAAATTCCTTGGCTTTATGGTATcatagaaagaaataaaagaaaatctaGAAAAGGTGAGAGCCATTCTCAAGATTTCCTCCTCAAAGAAGATCAAATAAGTGCAGTCCCTCACGGGAAGTGTGGCAGCcctcaataggttcgtctctaaagcaatAGAAAAATGCCTTCCTTTCTTTAAGGCCTTAAAGCAGGCCTTCGTTTGGATAGACGAGCGTGAAGCAGCATTCCAGGAGCTAAAGTGCTACTTGAGCAACCCCCCACTCCTGAGTTTGTCCAAAGAAGGAGAAGAGTTGTTCCTATACTTAGCTGTTTCCGCAATTGCAGTGAGCGCGGATTTGATCAGGGAAGAAAACAGGATACAACACTTG
The sequence above is drawn from the Castanea sativa cultivar Marrone di Chiusa Pesio chromosome 5, ASM4071231v1 genome and encodes:
- the LOC142635218 gene encoding uncharacterized protein LOC142635218 yields the protein MNLGLQQPPNEILSHSFPTTLKGAAREWFTKLPTSSINNFKQLGNSFLCHFIDGQHLKRPADHLLTIRQGEKETLRLYVMHFTLETLEVDKANDKVQLSTFKVRLKSREFMVSLVKNSPKMMAEMLLKMQKYMSSKDTLAAIERLEKPKEKRKEKIKDEHYLKLPRPLHSLPNMRDKRKYCRFHKDHGHYIEDYKDLKEQIE